The following proteins are encoded in a genomic region of Catellatospora sp. TT07R-123:
- the gltB gene encoding glutamate synthase large subunit, translated as MASPYPHPLQPLSAAPAAVGLYDPAFEHDSCGVAFVADVHGRQSHDVVAKGLAALCRLDHRGARGAETTTGDGAGLLLQVPDAFLREVVDFPLPPAGQYATGLVFLPVNGADEARALTVLEKYALVEGAQILGWRDVPVDAEGLGATAEQARPRIRQVFLAAHSIAAHRYGEPLSGIELERVAYCVRKQTERETRERGVAAYFPSLSSRTMVYKGMLTPDQLASFFPDLSDERVVSAIALVHSRFSTNTFPSWPLAHPYRFIAHNGEINTIRGNRNWMQAREALLASPLLPGNLRRLFPICTPEASDSANFDEVLELLHLAGRSLPHAVLMMIPEAWENDAVMDPARKAFYRFHASLMEPWDGPASVAFSDGTIVGAVLDRNGLRPGRWWRTSDGLVVLGSEAGMLDLDPATVVAKGRLEPGRMFLVDTAAGRVCSDEEIKNELAASAPYGEWLHGGLMHLEGLPERQHIVYTHDSVQRRQQTFGYTEEELKILLAPMARAGAEPLGSMGTDTPISPLSKRPRLLYDYFHQIFAQVTNPPLDAIREEMVTSLSLTIGPEGNLLDPGPGSCRQIVLPYPIIDNDELAKILSIDEDGDLPGFKAVRVSGLYPLRDGHAGLRARLTEICRHVSEAIEDGVRILVLSDRDSTADLAPIPSLLLTAAVHQHLVREQTRTQVALVVESGDCREVHHAAVLIGYGAAAINPYLAFEGVEDLIATGMLPGIAPEKAIRNVVKALGKGVQKIMSKMGISTVSSYCGAQVFEAVGLASKLVERYFTGTPSRIEGVGLAGIHAEVVARHAVAYPTNPAEQSHRRLEVGGEWQWRREGEVHLFNPETVFLLQHATRSGQADVFQRYTDTVDGLAAEAGSLRGLFAFKQATPIPIEEVEPASEIVKRFATGAMSYGSISAEAHETLAIAMNRIGGKSNTGEGGEDVERLYDPLRRSAVKQVASGRFGVTTEYLVHADDIQIKMAQGAKPGEGGQLPGNKVWPWIAKTRHATPGVGLISPPPHHDIYSIEDLAQLVFDVKCVNPGARVHVKLVSEVGVGTVAAGVAKLKADVILISGHDGGTGASPLNSLKHAGTPWELGLAETQQTLLLNGLRDRVTVQVDGQLKTGRDVIVAALLGAEEFGFATAPLIVAGCVMMRVCHLDTCPVGIATQNPVLRERFNGKPEFVENFFWFLADQVRAYLAQLGLRSIDEAVGRADLLEVAPATDHWKAHGLDLTPVLAVPVSPYGDAPRKVREQDHGLDAALDNQLIRDAEAALVGGLPVRIEAAVRNEHRSVGAMLGGEVVRRAGGAGLPAGTIDVTLHGTAGQSFGAFVPSGVTLRLLGDANDYVGKGLSGGVLVIRPDERSPFTAEEQIIAGNTLLYGATSGEAFLRGRAGQRFAVRNSGATAVVEGVGDHGCEYMTGGTVVVLGPTGRNFAAGMSGGAAFLLDLDPMLVNRELVDLGPVSDVDAEALYELVERHHAETGSAVAEKLLADWAGSVERFTAVIPRDYKRVIEAMRAAEAAGRDVNAAVMEVARA; from the coding sequence GTGGCATCGCCGTACCCGCACCCCCTGCAGCCCCTCAGTGCGGCCCCCGCCGCCGTCGGTCTCTACGACCCCGCCTTCGAGCACGACTCGTGCGGTGTCGCGTTCGTGGCCGACGTGCACGGCCGCCAGAGCCACGACGTGGTCGCCAAGGGACTGGCTGCCCTGTGCCGGCTCGACCACCGCGGTGCCCGCGGTGCCGAGACCACGACCGGCGACGGCGCCGGCCTCCTGCTCCAGGTGCCGGACGCGTTCCTGCGCGAGGTGGTCGACTTCCCGCTGCCGCCGGCCGGGCAGTACGCCACCGGTCTGGTCTTCCTGCCGGTCAACGGCGCCGACGAGGCCCGCGCACTGACCGTGCTGGAGAAGTACGCCCTGGTCGAGGGCGCGCAGATCCTCGGCTGGCGCGACGTGCCGGTCGACGCCGAAGGCCTGGGCGCCACCGCCGAGCAGGCCCGCCCGCGCATCCGCCAGGTGTTCCTCGCCGCGCACAGCATCGCCGCACACCGCTACGGCGAGCCCCTCTCCGGCATCGAGCTGGAGCGCGTGGCGTACTGCGTGCGCAAGCAGACCGAGCGCGAGACCCGCGAGCGCGGCGTCGCGGCGTACTTCCCGTCGCTGTCGTCGCGGACCATGGTCTACAAGGGCATGCTCACGCCCGACCAGCTCGCCTCGTTCTTCCCGGACCTGTCCGACGAGCGCGTCGTCAGCGCGATCGCGCTGGTGCACTCGCGCTTCTCGACGAACACGTTCCCGAGCTGGCCGCTGGCGCACCCGTACCGGTTCATCGCGCACAACGGCGAGATCAACACGATCCGGGGCAACCGCAACTGGATGCAGGCCCGCGAGGCGCTGCTGGCCAGCCCGCTGCTGCCGGGCAACCTGCGCCGCCTGTTCCCGATCTGCACCCCGGAGGCCTCCGACTCGGCCAACTTCGACGAGGTGCTGGAGCTGCTGCACCTGGCCGGGCGCAGCCTGCCGCACGCGGTGCTGATGATGATCCCGGAGGCGTGGGAGAACGACGCCGTGATGGATCCGGCGAGGAAGGCGTTCTACCGGTTCCACGCCAGCCTGATGGAGCCGTGGGACGGCCCGGCCAGCGTCGCGTTCTCCGACGGCACCATCGTCGGCGCGGTGCTGGACCGCAACGGCCTGCGCCCCGGCCGCTGGTGGCGCACCTCCGACGGCCTGGTCGTGCTGGGCAGCGAGGCGGGCATGCTCGACCTCGACCCGGCGACCGTCGTGGCCAAGGGCCGCCTGGAGCCGGGCCGCATGTTCCTGGTCGACACCGCCGCGGGCCGCGTCTGCTCCGACGAAGAGATCAAGAACGAGCTGGCCGCCTCCGCGCCGTACGGCGAGTGGCTGCACGGCGGGCTGATGCACCTGGAGGGCCTGCCCGAGCGCCAGCACATCGTCTACACCCACGACTCGGTGCAGCGCCGCCAGCAGACCTTCGGATACACCGAGGAGGAGCTGAAGATCCTGCTCGCGCCGATGGCGCGGGCCGGGGCGGAGCCGCTGGGCTCGATGGGCACCGACACGCCGATCTCGCCGCTGTCGAAGCGCCCGCGCCTGCTCTACGACTACTTCCACCAGATCTTCGCGCAGGTCACGAACCCGCCGCTGGACGCCATCCGCGAGGAGATGGTGACCAGCCTGTCGCTGACCATCGGGCCCGAGGGCAACCTGCTGGACCCGGGGCCGGGCAGCTGCCGCCAGATCGTGCTGCCGTACCCGATCATCGACAACGACGAGCTCGCCAAGATCCTGTCGATCGACGAGGACGGCGACCTGCCCGGCTTCAAGGCGGTGCGGGTCTCCGGCCTGTACCCGCTGCGCGACGGCCACGCGGGCCTGCGCGCCCGGCTCACCGAGATCTGCCGCCACGTGTCGGAGGCGATCGAGGACGGCGTGCGCATCCTGGTCCTGTCGGACCGCGACTCCACCGCCGACCTGGCGCCGATCCCGTCGCTGCTGCTCACCGCCGCGGTGCACCAGCACCTGGTGCGCGAGCAGACCCGCACCCAGGTGGCGCTGGTCGTCGAGTCCGGCGACTGCCGCGAGGTGCATCACGCCGCGGTGCTCATCGGCTACGGCGCCGCCGCGATCAACCCGTACCTGGCGTTCGAGGGTGTCGAGGACCTGATCGCGACCGGCATGCTGCCCGGCATCGCGCCCGAGAAGGCGATCCGCAACGTGGTCAAGGCGCTCGGCAAGGGCGTCCAGAAGATCATGTCGAAGATGGGCATCAGCACCGTGTCGTCGTACTGCGGCGCGCAGGTGTTCGAGGCCGTCGGCCTGGCGTCGAAGCTGGTCGAGCGGTATTTCACCGGCACCCCGAGCCGCATCGAGGGCGTCGGGCTGGCCGGGATCCACGCCGAGGTCGTCGCCCGCCACGCGGTGGCGTACCCGACCAACCCGGCCGAGCAGTCGCACCGGCGCCTGGAGGTCGGCGGCGAGTGGCAGTGGCGCCGCGAGGGCGAGGTGCACCTGTTCAACCCGGAGACGGTGTTCCTGCTCCAGCACGCCACCCGCTCCGGCCAGGCCGACGTGTTCCAGCGCTACACCGACACCGTCGACGGCCTGGCGGCCGAGGCGGGCTCGCTGCGCGGGCTGTTCGCGTTCAAGCAGGCCACCCCGATCCCGATCGAGGAGGTCGAGCCGGCCAGCGAGATCGTGAAGCGGTTCGCCACCGGCGCGATGTCGTACGGCTCGATCTCGGCCGAGGCGCACGAGACCCTGGCCATCGCCATGAACCGGATCGGCGGCAAGTCGAACACCGGTGAGGGCGGCGAGGACGTCGAGCGCCTCTACGACCCCCTGCGCCGCTCCGCGGTCAAGCAGGTCGCGTCGGGCCGCTTCGGCGTCACCACCGAATACCTGGTGCACGCCGACGACATCCAGATCAAGATGGCGCAGGGCGCCAAGCCCGGCGAGGGCGGCCAGCTGCCCGGCAACAAGGTGTGGCCGTGGATCGCCAAGACCCGGCACGCCACGCCCGGCGTCGGCCTCATCTCGCCGCCGCCGCACCACGACATCTACTCGATCGAGGACCTGGCCCAGCTCGTCTTCGACGTCAAGTGCGTCAACCCGGGCGCCCGGGTGCACGTCAAGCTGGTCAGCGAGGTCGGCGTCGGCACGGTCGCGGCGGGTGTCGCCAAGCTCAAGGCCGACGTCATCCTGATCTCCGGCCACGACGGCGGCACCGGCGCGTCCCCGCTGAACTCGCTCAAGCACGCGGGCACCCCGTGGGAGCTCGGCCTGGCCGAGACGCAGCAGACGCTGCTGCTCAACGGGCTGCGCGACCGCGTCACGGTGCAGGTCGACGGCCAGCTCAAGACCGGCCGCGACGTGATCGTGGCGGCCCTGCTGGGCGCCGAGGAGTTCGGCTTCGCCACCGCGCCGCTGATCGTCGCGGGCTGCGTCATGATGCGCGTCTGCCACCTGGACACCTGCCCGGTCGGCATCGCCACCCAGAACCCGGTCCTGCGCGAGCGGTTCAACGGCAAGCCGGAGTTCGTGGAGAACTTCTTCTGGTTCCTGGCCGACCAGGTGCGCGCGTACCTGGCCCAGCTGGGCCTGCGCAGCATCGACGAGGCCGTCGGCCGCGCCGACCTGCTGGAGGTGGCCCCGGCCACCGACCACTGGAAGGCGCACGGGCTGGACCTGACCCCGGTGCTGGCCGTGCCGGTGTCGCCGTACGGCGACGCGCCGCGCAAGGTGCGCGAGCAGGACCACGGCCTGGACGCCGCACTGGACAACCAGCTGATCCGCGACGCCGAGGCGGCGCTGGTCGGCGGGCTGCCGGTGCGCATCGAGGCGGCGGTGCGCAACGAGCACCGCAGCGTCGGCGCGATGCTGGGCGGCGAGGTCGTGCGCCGCGCCGGTGGCGCGGGCCTGCCCGCGGGCACCATCGACGTGACCCTGCACGGCACCGCGGGCCAGTCGTTCGGCGCGTTCGTGCCCTCGGGCGTGACCCTGCGCCTGCTCGGCGACGCCAACGACTACGTCGGCAAGGGCCTGTCCGGCGGGGTGCTGGTCATCCGCCCCGACGAGCGCAGCCCGTTCACCGCCGAAGAGCAGATCATCGCGGGCAACACGCTGCTGTACGGCGCGACCTCCGGTGAGGCGTTCCTGCGCGGCCGCGCGGGCCAGCGCTTCGCGGTGCGCAACTCCGGCGCGACCGCGGTGGTCGAGGGCGTGGGCGACCACGGCTGCGAGTACATGACCGGCGGCACCGTGGTCGTGCTCGGCCCGACCGGGCGCAACTTCGCCGCGGGCATGTCCGGCGGGGCCGCGTTCCTGCTCGACCTGGACCCGATGCTGGTCAACCGGGAACTGGTCGACCTCGGCCCGGTCTCCGACGTCGACGCCGAAGCCCTGTACGAGCTGGTCGAGCGGCACCACGCCGAGACCGGCTCGGCGGTCGCCGAGAAGCTGCTGGCCGACTGGGCGGGCAGCGTCGAGCGGTTCACCGCCGTCATCCCGCGCGACTACAAGCGCGTGATCGAAGCAATGCGCGCCGCCGAGGCTGCCGGCCGCGACGTCAACGCCGCGGTCATGGAGGTGGCACGTGCCTGA
- a CDS encoding NAD(P)/FAD-dependent oxidoreductase, whose protein sequence is MRSAVVVGAGVGGLATAGALARTGWRVTLLERADRLRADPAALLLWPNAVAALRSLGLGGGLDAIATPVPAGGLRRADGQWLAQPAPQGAAAPVVVHAEDLHDTFIAGLGDHIEIRTGVSVRSVQARAGERPAVGDGRVTWEADLIVAADGADSALRARLAPQSIAVSSGYAAWRAVIPWYRAPKLAEDLVLAGETLGGGYRFLAASLGNRGSSGASTRGGIYWTATVAGAARPEPKATQLNLLKRWFAGWHAPISDLLAATEPDDLIQQDGRQLRPLPTELAFPYGPGGFVLLGDAAHAMPHHLTQGAGLALEDAATLRALVLPSVPGPGLNAALAAYSAARRPRAAQVGKQTQRVGAVLAPRGTLVTRARDRAFGALAPRVLDKAAEVAAQWQPPAA, encoded by the coding sequence ATGCGCAGCGCGGTGGTGGTCGGAGCAGGGGTCGGCGGGCTTGCCACCGCCGGGGCGCTGGCGCGTACCGGCTGGCGGGTGACGTTGCTGGAGCGCGCCGACCGGCTGCGCGCCGACCCGGCGGCGCTGCTGCTGTGGCCCAACGCGGTGGCCGCGCTGCGCTCGCTGGGCCTGGGCGGCGGCCTCGACGCCATCGCCACCCCGGTGCCCGCGGGCGGCCTGCGCCGCGCCGACGGCCAGTGGCTGGCCCAGCCCGCCCCGCAGGGCGCGGCCGCGCCCGTGGTCGTCCACGCCGAGGACCTGCACGACACGTTCATCGCGGGGCTCGGCGATCACATCGAGATCCGCACCGGCGTGTCCGTGCGCTCCGTGCAGGCGCGGGCGGGGGAGCGGCCCGCGGTCGGCGACGGCCGGGTGACCTGGGAAGCCGACCTGATCGTGGCGGCCGACGGCGCCGACAGCGCGCTGCGGGCGCGGCTGGCGCCCCAGTCCATCGCCGTCAGCTCGGGCTACGCGGCGTGGCGCGCGGTCATCCCCTGGTACCGAGCCCCGAAGCTGGCCGAGGACCTGGTCCTGGCCGGGGAGACCCTCGGCGGCGGTTACCGCTTCCTGGCGGCCTCGCTGGGCAACCGGGGCAGCTCCGGCGCCTCCACCCGCGGCGGCATCTACTGGACCGCGACCGTGGCCGGGGCGGCCCGCCCCGAGCCCAAGGCGACCCAGCTCAACCTGCTCAAGCGCTGGTTCGCGGGCTGGCACGCGCCGATCTCGGACCTGCTGGCCGCGACCGAGCCCGACGACCTCATCCAGCAGGACGGCCGCCAGCTGCGGCCGCTGCCCACGGAGCTGGCGTTCCCGTACGGGCCGGGCGGGTTCGTGCTGCTCGGCGACGCGGCCCACGCCATGCCGCACCACCTGACCCAGGGCGCGGGCCTGGCCCTGGAGGACGCGGCCACGCTGCGGGCGCTGGTGCTGCCGTCGGTCCCGGGGCCGGGGCTGAACGCGGCGCTGGCGGCATACTCGGCGGCGCGGCGGCCGCGGGCGGCGCAGGTCGGCAAGCAGACCCAGCGGGTGGGTGCGGTGCTGGCCCCGCGCGGGACCCTGGTCACCCGGGCCCGCGACCGCGCCTTCGGCGCCCTGGCACCCCGCGTGCTGGACAAGGCCGCCGAGGTCGCCGCCCAGTGGCAGCCCCCGGCGGCCTGA
- the lgt gene encoding prolipoprotein diacylglyceryl transferase: MSGRAGVWGRGVGAVSFVPVNLASIPSPSTAVWHLGPVPLRAYALCIIAGIILACYVTDRRMRSRGAPPWAVLDVAVWAVPFGIVGARIYHVLTSPDAYFGADGHLVKALYIWEGGLGIWGGVAGGAVGAWLACRQLGITFTFVADTIAVGLPLAQAVGRLGNWFNNELFGGKTDLPWGLQVHVMSDDTPGKALTGPDGEPVLMPGLYHPTFLYELLWNLGVAGAVYWLDRKYRFGKGRAFALYVMLYTLGRGWIEAMRTDTATMIGGMRLNVWTSIIVFLGAAAYFFLVKGVQEFLIPAVDAAGEPAKGFQSVTRAQFEAFQSSGLRPEDTVVAPVKPAEADHGTDHEHDHEHESSTSARE; the protein is encoded by the coding sequence ATGTCGGGGCGGGCGGGGGTGTGGGGGAGGGGGGTCGGGGCGGTATCGTTCGTGCCCGTGAACCTCGCCTCCATCCCGTCGCCGTCTACCGCGGTCTGGCACCTCGGACCGGTCCCGCTGCGTGCGTACGCGCTGTGCATCATCGCCGGCATCATCCTCGCGTGCTATGTCACCGATCGCCGGATGCGCAGCCGGGGCGCCCCGCCGTGGGCCGTGCTCGACGTCGCCGTGTGGGCGGTGCCCTTCGGCATCGTCGGCGCCCGGATCTACCACGTGCTGACCTCGCCGGACGCGTACTTCGGCGCCGACGGGCACCTGGTCAAGGCGCTCTACATCTGGGAGGGCGGCCTCGGCATCTGGGGCGGCGTCGCCGGTGGCGCGGTCGGCGCCTGGCTGGCCTGCCGCCAGCTGGGGATCACCTTCACCTTCGTGGCCGACACCATCGCGGTCGGGCTGCCGCTGGCGCAGGCCGTGGGCCGGCTGGGCAACTGGTTCAACAACGAGCTCTTCGGCGGCAAGACCGACCTGCCCTGGGGCCTCCAGGTCCACGTGATGTCGGACGACACCCCGGGCAAGGCGCTGACCGGCCCGGACGGCGAGCCGGTGCTGATGCCGGGCCTCTACCACCCGACCTTCCTGTACGAGCTGCTGTGGAACCTCGGCGTCGCGGGCGCGGTGTACTGGCTGGACCGCAAGTACCGCTTCGGCAAGGGCCGCGCGTTCGCGCTGTACGTCATGCTCTACACGCTGGGCCGCGGCTGGATCGAGGCGATGCGCACCGACACCGCCACGATGATCGGCGGCATGCGCCTCAACGTCTGGACCTCGATCATCGTGTTCCTGGGCGCCGCGGCGTACTTCTTCCTGGTCAAGGGTGTGCAGGAGTTCCTGATCCCGGCGGTCGACGCCGCGGGCGAGCCCGCCAAGGGCTTCCAGTCGGTGACCCGGGCGCAGTTCGAGGCCTTCCAGTCCAGCGGCCTGCGGCCCGAGGACACCGTGGTGGCGCCGGTGAAGCCGGCCGAGGCCGATCACGGGACCGACCACGAGCACGACCACGAGCACGAGAGCAGCACGTCGGCGCGCGAATGA
- the trpA gene encoding tryptophan synthase subunit alpha has protein sequence MSVGVAYEKARAEGRAALVGYLPAGFPTVAGGIGAVTAMIEAGVDLVEIGLPYSDPVMDGPVIQRATETALAGGVRTRDVLATVEATSGLGVPVLVMTYWNPVERYGVDAFARDLAAAGGAGLITPDLIPDEADEWLAASDAHQLDRIFLVSPSSTDERIAMTVGHCRGFVYATAVMGVTGARDNTSSAAPTLVDRIKRVSGSLPIGVGLGVRNGAQAAEVGAYADGVIVGSALVSALADGGTPALRTLVTDLRTGLSA, from the coding sequence ATGAGCGTCGGCGTGGCGTACGAGAAGGCGCGCGCCGAGGGGCGCGCGGCCCTGGTCGGCTACCTGCCCGCCGGGTTCCCGACCGTGGCCGGGGGCATCGGGGCGGTCACCGCGATGATCGAGGCCGGGGTCGACCTGGTCGAGATCGGCCTGCCGTACTCCGACCCGGTCATGGACGGCCCGGTCATCCAGCGGGCCACCGAGACCGCGCTGGCGGGCGGGGTGCGCACCCGCGACGTGCTCGCCACCGTCGAGGCCACCTCGGGCCTGGGCGTGCCGGTGCTGGTCATGACCTACTGGAACCCCGTCGAGCGGTACGGCGTCGACGCGTTCGCGCGTGACCTGGCCGCGGCCGGGGGCGCCGGGCTGATCACCCCGGACCTGATCCCGGACGAGGCCGACGAGTGGCTGGCCGCCTCCGACGCCCACCAGCTGGACCGGATCTTCCTGGTCTCGCCGTCGTCGACCGACGAGCGGATCGCGATGACCGTGGGCCACTGCCGCGGCTTCGTGTACGCCACCGCGGTCATGGGCGTCACCGGCGCCCGCGACAACACCTCCAGCGCCGCTCCGACGCTGGTGGACCGGATCAAGCGCGTCTCCGGCAGCCTGCCGATCGGCGTCGGCCTGGGGGTGCGCAACGGCGCCCAGGCCGCCGAGGTCGGCGCGTACGCCGACGGCGTCATCGTCGGCAGCGCCCTGGTCTCGGCCCTGGCCGACGGCGGCACCCCCGCCCTCCGCACCCTGGTCACCGACCTCCGCACCGGCCTCTCCGCCTGA
- the trpB gene encoding tryptophan synthase subunit beta, whose translation MLPDEKGHFGPYGGRFVPEALIAALDELDAHYRKAMADPEFTGEFERMLRDYAGTPSLLYDATRLSARVGGDTGTNPRILLKREDLNHTGAHKVRNVLGQALLTKRMGKPRVIAETGAGQHGVASATAAAYLDLECVVYMGEVDTQRQSLNVARMKMLGATVIPVTVGSRTLKDAINEALRDWVTNVDSTHYLLGTAAGPHPFPAMVRDFVRGIGVEAREQCLALTGALPDAVAAAVGGGSNAIGVFHAFVPDADVRLYGFEAGGDGVETGRHAASITGGSHGVLHGARTFLLQDDDGQTIESHSISAGLDYPAVGPEHAWLHQQGRARYSPVTDAEAMEAFALLCRTEGIIPAIESAHALAGAIKVIPALREELGHEPTVIVNLSGRGDKDMHTAGEYFGLFGSGDEIR comes from the coding sequence ATGCTGCCCGACGAGAAGGGCCACTTCGGCCCGTACGGCGGCCGGTTCGTGCCGGAGGCGCTGATCGCGGCGCTGGACGAGCTGGACGCGCACTACCGCAAGGCCATGGCAGACCCCGAGTTCACCGGCGAATTCGAGCGGATGCTGCGCGACTATGCGGGCACCCCGTCGCTGCTGTACGACGCCACCCGGCTGTCGGCGCGCGTCGGCGGCGACACCGGTACCAACCCGCGTATCCTGCTCAAACGCGAGGACCTCAACCACACCGGCGCGCACAAGGTCCGCAACGTGCTCGGCCAGGCGCTGCTGACCAAGCGCATGGGCAAGCCCCGCGTGATCGCCGAGACCGGCGCGGGCCAGCACGGCGTGGCCAGCGCGACCGCCGCGGCGTACCTGGACCTCGAGTGCGTGGTCTACATGGGCGAGGTCGACACGCAGCGCCAGTCGCTGAACGTGGCCCGGATGAAGATGCTCGGCGCCACCGTGATCCCGGTGACGGTCGGTTCGCGCACCCTCAAGGACGCCATCAACGAGGCGCTGCGCGACTGGGTCACCAACGTCGACAGCACGCACTACCTGCTGGGCACCGCGGCCGGGCCGCACCCGTTCCCGGCGATGGTCCGCGACTTCGTGCGCGGCATCGGCGTCGAGGCGCGCGAGCAGTGCCTGGCGCTGACCGGCGCGCTGCCCGACGCGGTCGCCGCGGCGGTCGGCGGCGGCTCCAACGCGATCGGCGTGTTCCACGCGTTCGTGCCCGACGCCGACGTCCGCCTGTACGGCTTCGAGGCCGGCGGCGACGGCGTGGAGACCGGCCGCCACGCGGCCAGCATCACCGGCGGCAGCCACGGCGTGCTGCACGGCGCCCGCACCTTCCTGCTCCAGGACGACGACGGCCAGACCATCGAGTCGCACTCGATCTCGGCGGGCCTGGACTACCCGGCCGTCGGCCCCGAGCACGCCTGGCTGCACCAGCAGGGCCGGGCCCGCTACTCCCCGGTGACCGACGCCGAGGCGATGGAGGCGTTCGCGCTGCTGTGCCGGACCGAGGGCATCATCCCGGCGATCGAGAGCGCGCACGCGCTGGCCGGTGCCATCAAGGTCATCCCGGCGCTGCGCGAGGAGCTCGGCCACGAGCCGACGGTGATCGTGAACCTGTCCGGGCGCGGCGACAAGGACATGCACACCGCGGGCGAGTACTTCGGCCTGTTCGGCTCGGGAGATGAGATTCGATGA
- the trpC gene encoding indole-3-glycerol phosphate synthase TrpC: MLDEIIAGVREDVEARQRLVSLDEIKQRAAAAPPPLDAYAALRRSGVGVIAEVKRSSPSKGPLAEIPDPAELAAEYEAGGARAVSVLTEGRWFGGSLDDLAAVRARIGIPVLRKDFIVSAYQVHEARAFGADLVLLIVAALEQKVLSGLLDRIESLGMTPLVEVHTEEEADRALEAGARVIGVNARNLRTLEVDRAVFERIAPGLPNHVVKIAESGVRGPLDLIKYASAGADAVLVGEGLVTKKSPRDAVAELVNAGNHPATPRPTR, from the coding sequence GTGCTCGACGAGATCATCGCGGGGGTCCGTGAGGACGTCGAGGCGCGCCAGCGCCTGGTGTCCCTGGACGAGATCAAGCAGCGCGCGGCGGCGGCGCCCCCGCCCCTGGACGCGTACGCGGCCCTGCGCCGCTCGGGCGTCGGTGTGATCGCCGAGGTGAAGCGCTCGTCGCCGTCGAAGGGCCCGCTGGCGGAGATCCCCGACCCGGCGGAGCTGGCGGCCGAGTACGAGGCGGGCGGCGCCCGCGCGGTCAGCGTGCTGACCGAGGGCCGGTGGTTCGGCGGCTCACTGGACGACCTGGCGGCGGTCCGGGCCCGCATCGGCATCCCGGTGCTGCGCAAGGACTTCATCGTCTCGGCGTACCAGGTGCACGAGGCGCGCGCCTTCGGCGCCGACCTGGTGCTGCTGATCGTCGCGGCGCTGGAGCAGAAGGTGCTGTCCGGCCTGCTCGACCGGATCGAGTCGCTCGGGATGACCCCGCTGGTCGAGGTGCACACCGAGGAGGAGGCCGACCGGGCACTGGAGGCCGGCGCCCGCGTCATCGGCGTCAACGCCCGCAACCTGCGTACCCTCGAAGTGGACCGGGCGGTCTTCGAGCGCATCGCGCCCGGCCTGCCCAACCACGTGGTCAAGATCGCCGAGTCCGGCGTGCGCGGCCCGCTCGACCTGATCAAGTACGCCTCCGCCGGTGCGGACGCGGTGCTGGTCGGCGAGGGCCTGGTGACCAAGAAGAGCCCCCGCGACGCGGTGGCCGAGCTGGTCAACGCGGGCAACCACCCGGCCACGCCACGTCCGACACGCTGA
- a CDS encoding spermidine synthase — MMRAGDRALVVRVDTGTAELIPDPDLPDAWLLRLNGTAQSHVNLNDPTLIAFDYIRRLADAIDTVSPPGALDLLHLGGGALTLPRCLSVLRPGSHQRVVEIDRALAELVLTRLPVPDELTELVIADARTALEEAEPASADVVVADIFAGSKVPVHVTTVEFARAARRVLRPGGWYLANVMDSAPLLFARRQAATLREAFGQVAVVADAALLRGRGTGNLLLVAGEDPEGVRRLTRRIAADPTRARVEQGAKLADFVRNAQPRWDE, encoded by the coding sequence ATGATGCGCGCCGGTGACCGGGCCCTGGTCGTACGGGTGGACACCGGCACCGCCGAGCTGATCCCCGATCCCGACCTGCCCGACGCGTGGCTGCTGCGGCTCAACGGCACCGCCCAGTCGCACGTCAACCTGAACGACCCCACGCTGATCGCGTTCGACTACATCCGCCGCCTCGCCGACGCGATCGACACCGTGTCGCCGCCGGGCGCGCTCGACCTGCTGCATCTGGGCGGCGGGGCGCTGACGCTGCCGCGCTGCCTGTCGGTGCTGCGGCCGGGCAGCCACCAGCGGGTGGTCGAGATCGACCGGGCGCTGGCCGAGCTGGTGCTGACCCGGCTGCCGGTGCCGGACGAGCTGACCGAGCTGGTCATCGCCGACGCCCGGACCGCGCTGGAGGAGGCCGAGCCCGCCTCGGCCGACGTGGTGGTGGCCGACATCTTCGCCGGTTCGAAGGTGCCCGTGCACGTGACGACGGTGGAGTTCGCCCGCGCGGCGCGGCGCGTGCTGCGCCCCGGGGGGTGGTATCTGGCCAACGTGATGGACAGCGCGCCGCTGCTGTTCGCCCGCCGCCAGGCGGCCACGCTGCGGGAAGCCTTCGGCCAGGTCGCGGTGGTGGCCGACGCGGCGCTGCTGCGCGGCCGGGGCACCGGCAACCTGCTGCTGGTCGCGGGCGAGGACCCCGAGGGGGTACGCCGCCTGACGCGCCGCATCGCCGCCGACCCGACCCGGGCCCGGGTCGAGCAGGGCGCCAAGCTGGCCGACTTCGTCCGTAACGCCCAGCCGAGGTGGGACGAATGA
- a CDS encoding Trp biosynthesis-associated membrane protein, translating into MNRLRWLLLALVAALAVLWFTPGASVPWLRPVLLALGAGVVAVWYWRRSAGYGAASRAAAPAAGAVGTRDLWDALDRGEDPTDDARR; encoded by the coding sequence ATGAACAGGCTGCGGTGGCTGCTGCTGGCGCTGGTCGCGGCCCTGGCCGTGCTGTGGTTCACCCCGGGCGCCTCGGTGCCGTGGCTGCGCCCGGTGCTGCTGGCGCTCGGCGCGGGCGTGGTGGCGGTCTGGTACTGGCGGCGTTCGGCGGGGTACGGCGCGGCGTCCCGGGCCGCCGCCCCGGCGGCGGGTGCGGTCGGCACCCGCGACCTGTGGGACGCCCTGGACCGGGGCGAGGATCCGACCGATGATGCGCGCCGGTGA